In a genomic window of Desulfovibrio inopinatus DSM 10711:
- a CDS encoding NAD(P)/FAD-dependent oxidoreductase, with protein MSSVTTEKKKIVILGCGFAGLFAARSFANSDYDVTIVDKENYHVFQPLLYQVATSELDPAQIAYPIRSTFRHVENVDFLMAEVTQIDFKNKYVFLDERILYYDAILIALGSVTNDFHTPGADTYCFRLKNLEQAMELRNHILSCFERVEHEPDPVKRKQLLTFTIIGGGPTGVELSGALSELINGPIRKDFPRLDLKEANIVLLQAMDCLLPPFPKRLQEYTQKRLQKKGVDVRLNAMVSEISEHCVSIKDGSMINSGTVIWTAGVKGAPIASQFGVEMGRGGRVLVNEYLQLEEYPEVFVAGDIGLERDPERGVPMVATAAIQQGEHAAKNIRHFFEGSHLEPFAYNNKGSLAVIGRNAAVADVKGSQFTGFLAWILWLTIHLAYLIGFRNRLMVLINWGIDYLLKEKGVRVILPKDMKHIFGWDGVDSSKPDRDTSNE; from the coding sequence ATGTCGAGCGTCACGACTGAAAAAAAGAAAATTGTTATTTTAGGCTGCGGTTTCGCCGGTCTGTTCGCCGCACGATCTTTTGCGAACAGCGACTATGATGTAACCATTGTTGACAAAGAAAATTATCACGTTTTCCAACCATTGCTCTATCAAGTGGCGACGTCTGAACTTGACCCCGCGCAAATTGCGTATCCTATCCGTTCGACATTTCGTCATGTGGAGAATGTTGACTTCCTGATGGCTGAAGTAACGCAAATCGACTTCAAGAATAAGTATGTTTTTCTTGATGAACGCATTCTATATTATGATGCAATCCTCATCGCCCTCGGGAGCGTCACCAATGATTTTCATACGCCAGGTGCCGATACATATTGTTTTCGACTCAAGAATCTTGAACAAGCTATGGAGTTGCGCAACCATATTCTCTCGTGCTTTGAACGAGTCGAGCATGAACCCGATCCGGTTAAGCGAAAGCAACTTTTGACGTTTACTATTATTGGCGGAGGGCCTACCGGGGTCGAATTGTCCGGTGCCTTGAGTGAATTGATCAACGGTCCTATCAGAAAAGATTTCCCCCGACTCGATCTCAAAGAAGCGAACATCGTGCTCTTGCAAGCTATGGATTGTCTTTTGCCACCATTCCCCAAGCGTCTTCAAGAGTACACACAGAAGCGATTGCAGAAAAAAGGTGTCGATGTTCGCCTCAATGCCATGGTTAGCGAAATTTCGGAGCATTGTGTTTCCATTAAAGATGGGAGCATGATCAACTCCGGAACCGTGATCTGGACGGCTGGTGTCAAAGGGGCACCGATTGCTTCACAATTTGGTGTGGAAATGGGGCGGGGGGGACGCGTTCTCGTGAATGAATATCTTCAACTTGAGGAGTATCCGGAAGTTTTTGTGGCTGGTGATATTGGACTGGAGCGGGACCCCGAAAGAGGGGTTCCGATGGTTGCGACTGCGGCAATTCAACAAGGGGAGCATGCCGCAAAAAATATTCGTCATTTTTTTGAAGGTTCCCATCTAGAACCATTTGCATATAATAATAAAGGATCCCTTGCCGTCATCGGGCGCAATGCAGCTGTGGCCGATGTCAAAGGGTCGCAGTTTACGGGTTTTTTGGCATGGATATTGTGGCTTACTATTCATCTGGCCTATCTCATCGGCTTTCGGAATCGCCTTATGGTATTGATCAATTGGGGAATTGATTATCTTCTTAAAGAAAAAGGCGTTCGGGTCATTCTTCCCAAAGATATGAAGCATATCTTCGGTTGGGATGGCGTTGATTCCAGTAAGCCCGATAGAGATACGTCAAATGAGTAG
- the gpt gene encoding xanthine phosphoribosyltransferase codes for MSEADRYKKMYPVSWDQLHRDCRALTWRLVDRKWKGILAITRGGLIPAAIIARELDIHLIDTVCISTYNWLEQTKEISILKSFTADSTGWLLVDDLVDTGKTASIVREMVPHAYFATVYAKPQGRPLVDAFVTEVSQDTWILFPWDSQPQFIEPIYQTTGHSS; via the coding sequence GTGTCTGAAGCAGATCGCTATAAGAAGATGTATCCTGTATCATGGGATCAATTACACAGGGATTGTCGTGCGTTGACATGGCGGTTGGTTGATCGCAAATGGAAGGGGATACTTGCCATCACTCGAGGTGGTTTGATTCCCGCGGCCATTATTGCTCGGGAACTCGACATCCATCTCATCGATACAGTCTGTATTTCAACGTATAATTGGTTGGAGCAGACGAAAGAAATTTCCATTCTCAAATCGTTTACTGCAGATAGTACGGGATGGTTGCTTGTGGATGACCTTGTCGACACGGGAAAGACAGCCTCAATTGTCCGCGAAATGGTTCCTCACGCGTATTTTGCAACGGTATACGCAAAGCCTCAGGGGCGTCCTTTGGTGGATGCATTTGTCACAGAGGTCAGCCAGGACACCTGGATTTTGTTTCCTTGGGATTCTCAACCTCAGTTCATCGAACCGATATATCAGACAACAGGGCATAGCAGTTGA
- a CDS encoding BMP family ABC transporter substrate-binding protein, with protein MKRILMAFMVAACVLALVAPGMAAEKKDNIKVGFIYVSPVGDAGWSYSHDLGRKAVQELPFAETSYVESVQEGADAERVILNMARKGYDLIFATSFGYMDPMLKVAKQFPNTDFEHCSGFKTAKNMGNYFGRMYQARYLTGMVAGKMTKSNIIGYVAAFPIPEVIRGINAFALGVKKVNPDAKVKVVWTKTWYDPPLEKDAAKSLLDVGADVITQHQDSPGPQEAAQEAGVYSIGYNTDMAKFAPKAHLTAAVWNWAPLYVEMATQVKDGTWKSTSIWPGMDKGIVGIAPFGPMVPEDVQKVVMAEADAIKGGKDTVFTGPIKDQAGTVKIAEGTTPSDKDLLGMTWFVDNVEGSTE; from the coding sequence ATGAAACGCATATTGATGGCGTTTATGGTCGCAGCCTGTGTACTGGCGCTTGTTGCGCCCGGTATGGCCGCCGAGAAAAAGGACAATATCAAGGTCGGATTCATTTACGTTTCCCCGGTGGGTGACGCAGGATGGTCTTATTCGCATGACCTGGGCCGTAAGGCTGTTCAGGAATTGCCTTTTGCCGAAACGTCCTATGTCGAGTCTGTGCAAGAAGGTGCCGATGCCGAACGTGTTATTCTCAACATGGCTCGCAAAGGGTATGACCTCATTTTCGCCACCAGCTTCGGCTATATGGATCCCATGCTCAAAGTTGCCAAACAATTTCCGAATACAGACTTTGAACATTGCTCGGGATTCAAAACTGCAAAAAATATGGGCAACTACTTCGGCCGTATGTATCAGGCCCGGTATTTAACGGGTATGGTTGCCGGCAAAATGACCAAGTCCAATATAATTGGATACGTCGCAGCCTTCCCGATTCCCGAGGTTATTCGAGGCATCAACGCCTTTGCTTTGGGTGTAAAGAAAGTCAACCCCGATGCCAAGGTGAAAGTCGTCTGGACTAAGACATGGTACGATCCGCCTTTGGAAAAAGATGCTGCCAAGTCCTTACTTGATGTTGGTGCCGATGTGATCACCCAGCATCAGGACTCTCCTGGTCCGCAGGAAGCCGCACAGGAGGCTGGGGTCTATTCGATTGGATATAATACCGATATGGCCAAGTTTGCACCAAAGGCGCATTTGACGGCTGCCGTCTGGAACTGGGCTCCGCTGTATGTCGAAATGGCCACGCAGGTCAAAGACGGGACATGGAAAAGCACGTCGATCTGGCCGGGTATGGACAAAGGTATTGTCGGTATCGCGCCGTTTGGTCCCATGGTGCCGGAAGACGTCCAGAAGGTCGTGATGGCTGAAGCCGATGCGATTAAAGGCGGAAAGGACACAGTCTTCACCGGTCCCATCAAAGATCAGGCCGGAACCGTCAAAATTGCCGAAGGCACGACGCCTTCCGACAAGGATTTACTCGGCATGACGTGGTTTGTCGACAATGTCGAAGGTTCCACCGAATAA